In one window of Thermus aquaticus DNA:
- a CDS encoding Hsp20/alpha crystallin family protein has translation MIRFDPFRELEELQERLVRTLGAPQQGPRVYAPLVDVMEDGEGLHLLVYLPGVDPEKVEVVAEEGVLSVKAERPFEKKEGVAYHRLEGPYGTFARSFNIPATYDLSRVQARFRHGVLHLLVPRAEETKPKKIQVQVE, from the coding sequence ATGATCCGGTTTGATCCTTTCAGGGAGCTGGAGGAGTTGCAGGAGAGGCTGGTCCGGACGCTGGGCGCGCCCCAGCAGGGGCCCAGGGTGTACGCCCCCCTGGTGGACGTGATGGAGGACGGCGAGGGGCTTCACCTCCTCGTCTACCTCCCCGGGGTGGATCCCGAGAAGGTGGAGGTCGTGGCCGAGGAAGGGGTCCTCTCGGTGAAGGCCGAAAGGCCCTTTGAGAAGAAGGAGGGCGTGGCCTACCACCGCCTCGAGGGCCCCTACGGCACCTTCGCCCGGAGCTTCAACATCCCGGCCACCTACGACCTCTCCCGGGTGCAGGCCCGCTTCCGCCACGGGGTGCTCCACCTTCTGGTCCCCAGGGCCGAGGAGACCAAGCCCAAGAAGATCCAGGTGCAGGTGGAGTAA
- a CDS encoding ferritin family protein has product MGVVEILQKAYQDELLDALRAERAAEGVPYPHLKARLLEVAKRERAHAEALAEALHRLKAPLPPTPKAEEVGWEGLDRAYYLESTLPDPELEALFTRLGQEEKLNQEAIRQVVALLGGGV; this is encoded by the coding sequence ATGGGCGTGGTGGAGATCCTGCAAAAGGCTTACCAGGATGAGCTTTTAGACGCCCTTCGGGCAGAGCGGGCGGCGGAAGGGGTGCCCTACCCCCACCTCAAGGCCCGCCTCCTGGAGGTGGCGAAAAGGGAGCGGGCCCACGCCGAGGCCCTGGCCGAGGCCCTCCACCGCCTGAAGGCGCCCCTCCCTCCCACCCCCAAGGCGGAGGAGGTGGGGTGGGAGGGGCTGGACCGGGCCTACTACCTGGAGAGCACCCTCCCCGACCCCGAGCTGGAGGCCCTCTTCACCCGGCTCGGCCAGGAGGAGAAGCTGAACCAGGAAGCCATCCGCCAGGTGGTGGCCCTTTTGGGAGGTGGGGTATGA
- a CDS encoding cation:proton antiporter regulatory subunit: MKVEEVALPGVGRKFTITVASGDRLVIVVHSSGKRELQYFEAGEDDEPRAALDLTDEEAREVGAILAGVLFHPEAVGDTQSKLGQKVIEWIKVLPGSRLAGKRVGEIPLPPGAHLLAVDRPGAPLVPNPGPEVVLEVGDTLVVAGTREAVEALKRSL, encoded by the coding sequence ATGAAGGTGGAAGAGGTGGCCCTGCCTGGCGTGGGGCGGAAGTTCACCATCACGGTGGCAAGCGGGGACCGGCTGGTCATCGTGGTGCACAGCTCGGGCAAGCGGGAGCTTCAGTACTTTGAGGCGGGAGAGGACGATGAGCCGAGGGCGGCTTTGGACCTCACCGACGAGGAGGCCCGGGAGGTGGGGGCCATTCTGGCCGGGGTCCTCTTCCACCCCGAGGCGGTGGGGGACACCCAGAGCAAGCTGGGCCAGAAGGTCATTGAGTGGATCAAGGTCCTGCCGGGCTCCCGGCTCGCGGGCAAGCGGGTGGGCGAGATCCCCCTGCCCCCCGGGGCCCACCTCCTGGCCGTGGACCGGCCCGGGGCGCCCCTGGTGCCGAACCCGGGGCCGGAGGTGGTCCTGGAGGTGGGGGACACCCTGGTGGTGGCGGGCACCCGGGAGGCGGTGGAAGCCCTGAAGAGGAGCCTCTGA
- a CDS encoding phosphate-starvation-inducible PsiE family protein: MAQDLLLSLYRRATQLVFNLVVVALLIGLFVGVVRTFLELGLTVTEPTVRLGLKDLVTNVLSLVIVLELVRVFVEYFEFERVRLEVLLEIAVALTLRELLLNLFAEKLSGLDLFLWTLGILALVAGRTLAVRFSPRRSA; this comes from the coding sequence ATGGCCCAGGACCTCCTCCTCAGCCTTTACCGGAGGGCCACCCAGTTGGTCTTCAACCTGGTGGTGGTGGCCCTCCTCATCGGGCTCTTCGTGGGCGTGGTCCGGACCTTCTTGGAGCTGGGCCTCACCGTCACCGAGCCCACGGTGCGGCTGGGGTTAAAGGACCTGGTCACCAACGTCCTCAGCTTGGTGATCGTCCTGGAGCTGGTCCGGGTCTTCGTGGAGTACTTTGAGTTTGAAAGGGTGCGCCTCGAGGTCCTGCTGGAGATCGCCGTGGCCCTCACCCTGCGGGAGCTTCTCCTGAACCTCTTCGCCGAGAAGCTTTCGGGCCTGGACCTCTTCCTCTGGACCCTGGGCATCCTGGCCCTGGTGGCGGGGCGCACCCTGGCGGTGCGGTTTTCCCCTAGGAGGTCGGCATGA
- the trxA gene encoding thioredoxin, with product MSTVTCTNCGAKNRLRTPPPGQVPVCGACKSPLPWIVEAGEGSFAAEVAGAPLVLVDFWAEWCGPCRLVAPVLEELAREHAGKLKVVKVNTDQNPRLAAQYRVMSIPTLMLFQRGNPVATWVGFLPKRVLEERLKPYLG from the coding sequence ATGAGCACCGTCACCTGCACCAACTGCGGCGCCAAAAACCGCCTCCGCACCCCTCCTCCCGGCCAGGTGCCCGTCTGCGGGGCCTGCAAGAGCCCCCTTCCCTGGATCGTGGAGGCGGGCGAAGGGAGCTTCGCCGCCGAGGTGGCGGGGGCTCCCCTGGTCCTGGTGGACTTCTGGGCAGAGTGGTGCGGCCCCTGCCGCCTGGTGGCCCCGGTTCTGGAGGAGCTGGCCCGGGAGCACGCCGGAAAGCTGAAGGTGGTCAAGGTCAACACCGACCAAAACCCCAGGCTGGCCGCCCAGTACCGGGTGATGTCCATCCCCACCCTGATGCTCTTCCAGAGGGGAAACCCCGTGGCCACCTGGGTGGGCTTCCTGCCCAAGCGGGTTCTAGAGGAAAGGCTCAAGCCCTACCTGGGCTGA
- a CDS encoding DUF1931 family protein, translating into MLMKIAEFEKLFRLAAGLDVDKDDLKRLSDFLRNKIHDLLVVAERNAKYNGRDIIFEPDLPITKGLQETIREFRQMDVALELKPVLDALAALPPLDLTVSEDVERLLPEIAGALVVAYARVLKELDPALKNPQTQHHERAERVFNLLL; encoded by the coding sequence ATGTTGATGAAAATCGCCGAGTTTGAGAAGCTCTTCCGCCTGGCCGCCGGTCTTGACGTGGACAAGGACGATTTAAAGCGCCTTTCCGACTTCCTCCGCAACAAGATTCACGACCTCTTGGTGGTGGCGGAAAGGAACGCCAAGTACAACGGCCGGGACATCATCTTTGAGCCCGACCTGCCCATCACCAAGGGCCTCCAGGAGACCATCCGGGAGTTCCGCCAGATGGACGTGGCCCTGGAGCTGAAGCCCGTGCTGGACGCCCTGGCCGCCTTGCCCCCTCTGGACCTCACCGTTTCCGAGGACGTGGAAAGGCTCCTGCCCGAGATCGCCGGGGCCTTGGTGGTGGCCTACGCCCGGGTCCTCAAGGAGCTGGACCCCGCCCTCAAGAACCCTCAGACCCAGCACCACGAGCGGGCGGAGCGGGTCTTCAACCTCCTCCTTTAG
- a CDS encoding Hsp20/alpha crystallin family protein — protein sequence MLEKIWPFGRSRFRKAVEEALEKAFQETGEVLEPLSELSEYEDHYLLRVEVPGLGPENLEVRLEGDQLVIEGEKREEKRAKHLAEIVYGRIYRAYLLPKDAKKEGLEARLKRGVLEIKIPREKRPQEPPLRIPVEEA from the coding sequence ATGCTGGAAAAGATCTGGCCCTTTGGCCGTTCCCGCTTCCGCAAAGCGGTGGAGGAGGCTTTGGAAAAGGCCTTCCAGGAGACCGGCGAGGTTCTGGAGCCCCTCTCCGAGCTGTCCGAGTACGAGGACCACTACCTCCTGCGGGTGGAGGTGCCGGGCCTGGGCCCGGAGAACCTGGAGGTGCGCCTCGAGGGGGACCAGCTGGTCATAGAGGGGGAGAAGCGGGAGGAAAAGCGCGCCAAGCACCTAGCGGAGATCGTCTACGGCCGCATCTACCGGGCCTACCTCCTGCCCAAGGACGCCAAGAAGGAGGGCCTGGAAGCCCGCCTCAAAAGGGGCGTGCTGGAGATCAAGATCCCCCGGGAAAAGCGTCCTCAGGAGCCCCCCCTCAGGATCCCGGTAGAGGAGGCCTAA
- a CDS encoding transposase, translated as AEVPEIPRERGFKPLPKRWVVERTFAWLGRNRRLAKDYEENPLVSEAWVYLGMLRLLVKRLARAA; from the coding sequence GGGCGGAGGTGCCGGAGATTCCGCGGGAGCGTGGGTTCAAGCCTTTACCTAAGAGGTGGGTGGTGGAGAGGACCTTTGCCTGGCTGGGGCGGAACCGGCGTCTTGCCAAGGACTATGAGGAGAACCCTCTGGTAAGCGAGGCCTGGGTCTATCTGGGCATGCTACGATTGTTGGTGAAGCGGCTAGCCAGGGCCGCGTAA
- a CDS encoding cation:proton antiporter, producing MHPSLEAFALAAGLLALGAALVHRFGFPPLPVYLLTGLLMGHRLPVEELEPLPSLGLLLLLFSVGLEFGPDRLKELSGRATRAGLYDALALPLGFLLGLLAGLDARGAALLAGIIYISSSAVIVKLIIDLRRAANPESEVVLGVLVLEDLVIALLLALLGGHGPGGVLAGVLLALAYLAFARLLGPHLVRLMESFSDELVLLLGAAFTTGTALLFHALGASEGVGAFLSGMIAASLGLRERLEHLFGPVRDLGVALFFLVVGAEATGLLRGLTPVGAGLALLGLLLKLPLNHLGGARAGLGRKRRLYAALYLVPRGEFNLVLGSLALAQGYPLVAQVAVLMVLLSVPLGALLIRFAPEIGQALFPKEKKRPVSARPG from the coding sequence ATGCACCCTTCCCTGGAGGCCTTCGCTCTGGCGGCGGGGCTTTTGGCCCTGGGGGCGGCCTTGGTGCACCGCTTCGGCTTCCCGCCCCTTCCTGTCTACCTCCTCACGGGCCTCCTCATGGGCCACCGTCTCCCCGTGGAGGAGCTGGAACCCCTCCCCTCCTTGGGGCTTCTCCTCCTCCTCTTCTCCGTGGGCCTGGAGTTCGGCCCCGACCGGCTGAAGGAGCTTTCCGGCCGGGCCACCCGGGCTGGCCTCTACGATGCCCTGGCCCTCCCTCTGGGCTTTCTCCTGGGCCTTCTTGCCGGGCTGGACGCCCGGGGGGCCGCGCTCCTCGCCGGCATCATCTACATAAGCTCCAGCGCCGTCATCGTCAAGCTGATCATTGACCTGCGCCGGGCCGCTAACCCGGAAAGCGAGGTGGTCCTGGGGGTCTTGGTGCTGGAGGACCTGGTCATCGCCCTTCTTCTCGCCCTTCTGGGCGGGCATGGGCCGGGAGGGGTTCTGGCCGGGGTGCTTCTGGCCCTGGCCTACCTGGCCTTCGCCCGCCTCCTGGGACCCCACTTGGTGCGCCTCATGGAGAGCTTCTCCGATGAGCTGGTCCTCCTCCTGGGTGCCGCCTTCACCACCGGCACCGCCCTCCTCTTTCACGCCCTGGGGGCCTCGGAAGGCGTGGGGGCCTTCCTCTCCGGGATGATCGCCGCCTCCTTGGGCCTCAGGGAGAGGCTGGAGCACCTCTTCGGGCCGGTGCGGGACCTGGGGGTGGCCCTCTTCTTCCTGGTGGTGGGGGCCGAGGCCACGGGCCTCCTGCGGGGCCTCACCCCCGTGGGCGCGGGCCTGGCCCTTTTGGGGCTTCTCCTCAAGCTCCCCCTCAACCACCTGGGCGGGGCCAGGGCGGGCCTGGGCCGGAAGCGGCGGCTTTACGCCGCCCTTTACCTGGTCCCCCGGGGGGAGTTCAACCTGGTCCTGGGTAGCCTGGCCTTGGCCCAGGGCTACCCGCTGGTGGCCCAGGTGGCGGTGCTCATGGTCCTCCTCTCCGTCCCTCTTGGGGCCCTCCTGATCCGCTTCGCCCCCGAGATCGGGCAGGCCCTTTTCCCCAAGGAGAAGAAGCGCCCGGTCTCGGCCAGGCCTGGCTGA
- the clpB gene encoding ATP-dependent chaperone ClpB, whose product MNLERWTQAAREALAQAQVLARKLQHQAIDTPHLWAVLLKDPGGLPWRLLEKAGADPKALKELMERELSRLPKVEGAEGGQYLTTRLSGAFNRAEALMEELKDRFVALDTLVLALAEATPGLPGLEPLKRALLELRGGKTVQTEHAESTYNALEQYGIDLTALAAQGKLDPVIGRDEEIRRTIQILLRRTKNNPVLIGEPGVGKTAIVEGLAQRIVKGDVPEGLKGKRIISLQMGSLLAGAKYRGEFEERLKAVIQEVVASQGEIILFIDEIHTVVGAGKAEGAVDAGNMLKPALARGELRLIGATTLDEYREIEKDPALERRFQPVYVEEPSVEDTISILRGIKEKYEVHHGVRISDPALVAAAVLSHRYITERRLPDKAIDLIDEAAARLRMALESAPEEIDTLERKKLQLEIEREALKKEKDPDSLERLKAIEAEIAELTKEIEKLKAEWEAEREILKKLREAQHRLDEVRREIELAERHYALNRAAELRYGELPRLEAEVEALSEKLKNARFVRLEVTEEDIAEIVSRWTGIPVAKLLEGEREKLLRLEEELHKRVVGQDEAIRAVADAIRRARAGLKDPNRPIGSFLFLGPTGVGKTELAKTLAATLFDTEEAMVRIDMTEYMEKHAVSRLIGAPPGYVGYEEGGQLTEAVRRRPYTVILFDEIEKAHPDVFNILLQILDDGRLTDSHGRTVDFRNTVIILTSNLGSPLILEGIQKGLPYERIRDEVFGVLQKHFRPEFLNRLDEIVVFRPLSREQIRQIVDIQLANLRARLSEKRITLELSEAAKDFLAQRGYDPVFGARPLKRVIQRELETPLAKKILAGEIKEGDRVLVDVGLEGLSFRAAERISA is encoded by the coding sequence ATGAACCTGGAACGCTGGACCCAAGCCGCCCGCGAAGCCCTGGCCCAGGCCCAGGTCCTGGCCCGGAAGCTTCAGCACCAGGCCATAGACACCCCCCACCTCTGGGCCGTCCTGCTGAAGGACCCTGGAGGGCTTCCCTGGCGGCTTTTGGAGAAGGCCGGGGCCGACCCCAAGGCCCTGAAGGAGCTCATGGAGCGGGAGCTTTCCCGCCTCCCCAAGGTGGAGGGGGCCGAGGGCGGGCAGTACCTGACGACCCGGCTTTCCGGGGCCTTTAACCGGGCCGAGGCCCTGATGGAGGAGCTCAAGGACCGCTTTGTGGCCCTGGACACCCTGGTCCTGGCCTTGGCCGAGGCCACCCCGGGCCTTCCCGGCCTCGAGCCCCTGAAACGAGCCCTTTTGGAACTCAGAGGAGGTAAGACCGTGCAGACGGAACACGCGGAGAGCACCTACAACGCTTTGGAGCAGTACGGCATTGACCTGACGGCCTTGGCCGCCCAGGGCAAGCTGGACCCGGTCATCGGCCGGGACGAGGAGATCCGGCGCACCATCCAGATCCTCCTCCGGCGCACCAAGAACAACCCGGTCCTGATCGGCGAGCCCGGCGTGGGCAAGACGGCCATCGTGGAGGGCCTCGCCCAGCGCATCGTCAAAGGGGACGTGCCCGAGGGCCTCAAGGGCAAGCGCATCATCTCCTTGCAGATGGGCTCCCTCCTGGCCGGGGCCAAGTACCGGGGCGAGTTTGAGGAGCGCCTGAAGGCGGTCATCCAGGAGGTGGTGGCGAGCCAGGGGGAGATCATCCTCTTCATTGACGAGATCCACACCGTGGTGGGCGCCGGCAAGGCCGAGGGGGCCGTGGACGCCGGCAACATGCTGAAGCCCGCCCTGGCCCGCGGGGAGCTCAGGCTCATCGGGGCCACCACCTTGGACGAGTACCGGGAGATTGAGAAGGACCCCGCCCTGGAGAGGCGCTTCCAGCCCGTCTACGTGGAAGAGCCCAGCGTGGAGGACACCATCTCCATCCTGCGGGGCATCAAGGAGAAGTACGAGGTCCACCACGGGGTGCGCATCTCCGACCCCGCCCTGGTGGCGGCGGCGGTTCTCTCCCACCGCTACATCACGGAAAGGCGCCTCCCCGACAAGGCCATTGACCTCATTGACGAGGCGGCGGCCAGGCTCCGCATGGCCTTGGAGAGCGCTCCCGAGGAGATAGACACCCTGGAGCGCAAGAAGCTCCAGCTGGAGATTGAGCGGGAAGCCCTGAAGAAGGAGAAGGACCCAGACTCCCTAGAGCGCCTCAAGGCCATTGAGGCCGAGATCGCCGAGCTCACCAAGGAGATTGAGAAGCTCAAGGCCGAGTGGGAAGCCGAGAGGGAGATCCTGAAGAAGCTCCGCGAGGCCCAGCACCGCCTGGACGAGGTGAGGCGGGAGATTGAGCTGGCCGAGCGCCACTACGCCCTGAACCGGGCCGCCGAGCTCCGCTACGGGGAGCTTCCCCGCCTCGAGGCCGAGGTGGAAGCCCTCTCCGAGAAGCTCAAGAACGCCCGCTTCGTCCGCCTGGAGGTCACCGAGGAGGACATCGCCGAGATCGTCTCCCGCTGGACGGGGATCCCCGTGGCCAAGCTCCTGGAAGGCGAGCGGGAGAAGCTCCTGAGGCTTGAGGAGGAGCTCCACAAGCGGGTGGTGGGCCAGGACGAGGCCATAAGGGCCGTGGCCGATGCCATCCGCCGCGCCCGGGCCGGCCTCAAGGACCCGAACCGCCCCATCGGGAGCTTCCTCTTCCTGGGCCCCACGGGCGTGGGCAAGACCGAGCTGGCCAAGACCCTGGCCGCCACCCTCTTTGACACCGAGGAGGCCATGGTCCGCATTGACATGACGGAGTACATGGAGAAGCACGCCGTCAGCCGCCTCATCGGGGCCCCTCCCGGCTACGTGGGCTACGAGGAAGGGGGCCAGCTCACCGAGGCCGTCCGCCGGCGGCCCTACACCGTCATCCTCTTTGACGAGATTGAGAAGGCCCATCCCGACGTCTTCAACATCCTCCTGCAGATCCTGGACGACGGCCGCCTCACCGACAGCCACGGGCGCACCGTGGACTTCCGCAACACCGTCATCATCCTGACCTCCAACCTGGGTAGCCCCCTCATCCTGGAGGGCATCCAGAAGGGTCTGCCCTACGAGCGGATCCGCGACGAGGTCTTCGGCGTCCTGCAGAAGCACTTCCGCCCCGAGTTCCTGAACCGGCTGGACGAGATCGTGGTCTTCCGGCCCCTCTCCCGGGAGCAGATCCGCCAGATCGTGGACATCCAGCTCGCCAACCTCCGGGCGAGGCTTTCGGAAAAGCGGATCACCCTGGAACTCAGCGAGGCCGCCAAGGACTTCCTGGCCCAAAGGGGCTACGACCCCGTCTTCGGCGCCAGGCCCCTGAAGCGGGTCATTCAGCGGGAGCTGGAAACCCCCCTGGCCAAGAAGATCCTGGCCGGGGAGATCAAGGAGGGGGACCGGGTCCTGGTGGACGTGGGCCTCGAGGGCCTCTCCTTCCGCGCCGCCGAGCGCATCTCGGCCTGA
- a CDS encoding VLRF1 family aeRF1-type release factor, whose amino-acid sequence MIGKEEVRRIKESLKDLKTPALSLYLDINPAKPDNAGRAYALRAKDAMKALAVPEALAEKVLELLQHEVIQAKTLALFADQERLELFPLQVELPLVRAVKTAFVDEKTSRLLTDGALAHYGEPFLLPLVYALDEYERYGVVYVDQERWRVFEVFLGEIAEVKDAFLALDTEAWRRLSLDAPGRRFNLGGIARGGAGQDLFAKRLAAWEERFYKALAHELVRHVEERGFTRLLLMGPEEHTKLFLGYLPKRLKEKVVAELPSLPHPGASPGEVLKRLEPVLEEVERQAEVRLLEELEEAYPKAAFGPEVLARVQEGRVELWVLPWHLEKELYACDGLYLAEEAQALAYCQNPEKKPLAVVLPELAAGYAAKLEFVRGEAERRLLERGGMAALLRW is encoded by the coding sequence ATGATCGGCAAGGAAGAGGTCCGGCGCATCAAGGAGTCCCTGAAGGACCTGAAGACCCCGGCTTTATCCCTCTATCTGGACATCAACCCCGCCAAGCCCGACAACGCCGGCAGGGCCTACGCCCTCAGGGCCAAGGACGCCATGAAGGCCCTCGCCGTGCCCGAGGCCCTGGCGGAAAAGGTCCTGGAGCTTTTGCAGCACGAGGTCATCCAGGCCAAGACCCTGGCCCTCTTCGCCGATCAGGAGCGCCTGGAGCTTTTCCCCTTGCAGGTGGAGCTCCCCCTGGTGAGGGCGGTGAAGACGGCCTTTGTGGACGAGAAGACGAGCCGCCTCCTCACCGACGGGGCCCTGGCCCACTACGGGGAGCCCTTCCTCCTTCCCCTGGTCTACGCCCTGGACGAGTACGAGCGCTACGGCGTGGTCTACGTGGACCAGGAGCGCTGGCGGGTCTTTGAGGTCTTCCTGGGCGAGATCGCCGAGGTCAAGGATGCCTTCCTGGCCCTGGACACCGAGGCCTGGCGCCGCCTCTCCCTGGACGCCCCAGGCCGCCGCTTCAACCTGGGCGGCATCGCCCGGGGCGGGGCGGGGCAGGACCTCTTCGCCAAGCGCCTGGCCGCCTGGGAGGAGCGCTTCTACAAGGCCCTGGCCCACGAGCTGGTAAGGCACGTGGAGGAGAGGGGCTTCACCCGCCTCCTCCTCATGGGCCCTGAGGAGCACACCAAGCTCTTCCTGGGCTACCTGCCCAAGCGCCTTAAGGAGAAAGTGGTGGCGGAGCTTCCCTCCCTGCCCCACCCCGGCGCAAGCCCAGGCGAAGTCCTGAAGCGCCTTGAGCCCGTCTTGGAGGAGGTGGAGCGCCAAGCGGAGGTGAGGCTTCTGGAGGAACTGGAGGAGGCCTACCCCAAGGCGGCCTTCGGCCCCGAGGTCCTGGCCCGGGTCCAGGAAGGCCGGGTGGAGCTTTGGGTCCTGCCTTGGCACCTGGAAAAGGAGCTCTACGCCTGCGACGGCCTCTATCTGGCCGAGGAGGCCCAGGCCCTGGCCTACTGCCAGAACCCCGAGAAAAAGCCCCTGGCCGTGGTCCTTCCCGAGCTCGCCGCCGGGTACGCGGCCAAGCTAGAGTTCGTGCGCGGCGAGGCGGAAAGAAGGCTTCTTGAGCGCGGTGGCATGGCCGCGCTCTTGAGGTGGTGA